CAGAGATTGAAGGATGCACTACTGGACCATGATCTTGCCCTTCCTCTTTGTCTGCTTATGGCTCAGCAGAGGAATGGGGTGATCTTTCAGGAAGGTGGAGAGAAACATTTGAAACTTGTAGGAAAGTTGTATGACCAGTGTCATGATACTTTGGTACAGTTTGGTGGGTTTTTAGCATCAAATTTAAGCACAGATGATTACATAAAGAGAGTGCCTTCGATTGATGTGCTGTGTAATGAATTTCATACGCCCCATGATGCAGCCTTTTTTCTGTCTCGGCCAATGTATGCACACCATATTTCATCAAAGTACGATGAACTTAAGAAATCAGAAAAGGGTAGTAAGCAGCAGCATAAAGTTCATAAGTACATTACAGCATGTGAGATGGTGATGGCTCCTGTCCATGAAGCAGTGATCTCCTTGCACATTTCCAAAGTCTGGGAAGATATCAGTCCTCAGTTCTATACCACATTCTGGTCTCTGACAATGTATGACCTTGCAGTTCCACATACCAGCTATGAACGAGAGGTCAATAAACTTAAGATCCAGATGAAAGCAATTGATGACAATCAAGAAATGCctctgaataaaaagaaaaaagagaaagaacgcTGTACTGCCCTTCAGGACAAGCttcttgaagaagaaaagaaacagatggaGCATGTACAGCGAGTTCTGCAGAGACTGAAACTGGAAAAGGACAACTGGCTCTTAGCAAAATCTACTAAAAATGAGACCATCACAAAGTTTCTCCAGTTGTGTATATTTCCTCGATGTATTTTTTCAGCAATTGATTCTGTTTACTGTGCTCATTTTGTTGAGTTGGTTCATCAGCAGAAGACTCCAAATTTCTCCACACTTCTCTGCTATGACCGAGTTTTCTCTGACATAATTTACATGGTTGCCAGCTTTACTGAAAATGAAGCTAGTCGATATGGGAGATTTCTTTGCTGCATGTTAGAGACTGTGACTAGGTGGCATAGCGACAGATCCACTTATGAGAAGGAATGTGGAAACTATCCAGGTTTTCTTACTATCCTACGAGCAACTGGATTTGATGGTGGAAATAAAGCTGATCAGTTAGATTATGAGAATTTTCGACATGTTGTACATAAATGGCATTATAAACTAACCAAGGCATCAGTACATTGCCTTGAAACTGGTGAATACACTCATATCAGGAATATCTTGATTGTGCTAACAAAAATACTGCCATGGTACCCCAAAGTTTTAAATCTGGGTCAAGCTTTGGAAAGAAGAGTGCATAAAATCTgccaagaagagaaagaaaagaagccagatCTGTATGCACTAGCCATGGTTTACTCTGGACAGCTGAAAAGTAGAAAGTCACACATGATTCCTGAAAATGAATTTCATCACAAAGATCCTCCTCCGAGAAATGCTGCTGCAAGTATACAAAATGGGCCTTGTAGTGGGTTGCCGTTGTCCATAGGAAGTACATCTAAGTCAGATGAGAGCAGTACCGAGGAGACTGACAAGTCCCGGGAAAGGACTCAGTGTGGTGTGAAAGCTCTTAATAAAGTTTCTAGCACCACACCAAAAGGGAATTCAAACAATGGAAATAGTGCCTCCAACACCAAAGCTGTGAAGGAAAAcgacaaagagaaggggaaagagaaagaaaaagagaaaaaagaaaagaccccaGGTGTTACTCCAGAGACTAGGGTACTTggtaaagacaataaagaaaaaccCAAGGAAGAGCTGCcaaataaagatgaaaagataAGAGAGACCAAGGAAAGAATGCCTAAATCTGACAAAGataaggaaaaattaaagaaggaggagaaagctaAAGATGAGAAATTCAGGATCATCGTCCCCAACATAGAATCAAAATCCtcccaagaaagagaaaaagagaaagagccaTCAAAAGAAAGAGACTtagtaaaggaaataaaatcaaaagaaaatgttaaaggaggagaaaaagcaCCAGTTTCTGGGGCCTTGAAATCACCTGTTTCCCGAACAGATAATTTAGAGCCTGAACGAGAAAAACGTCGCAAGGTTGATTCCCACCCTTCTCCATCACATTCTTCCACAATAAAGGACAGTCTGGTCAAACTCAAGGAGTCTTCAGCAAAGCTCTACATCAACCATGTCCCACCACCATTGTGCAAGAgtaaggagagagaaatggacaAGAAAGATTTGGACAAAGCAAGGGAAAgatccagagaaagagagaaaaaagacgAAAAGGACCGGAAAGAGCGGAAAAGGGATTATTCAAACAATGACCGGGAAGTGCCCTTAGACTTAGTCAAAAGGCGGAAAGATGAAAATGGAATATTGGGGATTTCAAAGCACAAAAGTGAAAGCCCCTGCGAGTCTCCTTATCCAAatgagaaagacaaggaaaaaaataagtcaaaatcCTCAGGCAAAGAAAAAGGTGATTCATTTAAACCTGAAAAGATGGATAAAATATCCAGTGGGAAAAAGGAGTCTGGACATgataaagaaaagatagaaaagaaagagaaatgggacAGTTCTGGAGataaggaagagaagaagcaTCATAAGTCCTCAGATAAGCACAGATAATGAAGACTTTGAGCCAAGAGTGTGGGCAGGCCCCCAAGCTGAAGGTTTCCCGGCCAAAGATGCACAGAGCTCTGTGTCACTCTCAAAACTTAATTATGAGCTTCTGGTGCTGTCCATCTTAACGAGAATCTGCTTACGTCAGAAGATGAATATGCATCACCATCCTCTTGAGACATTGCAAAGTCACTGGTTTTCAGAACATTATTTTCACCTCCGGGCAGTTTCTTGCAGCAAGATCCCTGTGCgtacatttttttcttgaaataacACCACCCAGAAACAGCATCTATGAAATTTTCACCAGCTGAGTCTTGGATCACCCTTAGAAAGGTTAGTTCCTAGGCTGAATGCCTTGGTGTAGGGAAGGCTGCATTTGTGTGTAAAATATAAGTGAAAACATTGTTACCTgataattttagcttcttgtaAAAATTGTAATTTGAGTTTGTGTGTAAACCAGAACAGCAGTGTTTTCCTTCAATGTGTTCTTAAATATGTCATCACAGTTTCCCTTACTAAGCCTGCGACATCACTCAGTGGGTTAAGGTACTTGCCCCCAAGCCTAAAGACTGATTTGGATCCCTGGTGCCTccatgatagagagagagaactctggttCACACAGcctgttctctgacctacacacaccctaaataaataaaactaaaatgttttaatttctccTAATGTGACATCTTTGTCTTAAAGAACTTACTTCTTACATTCCTACTCAGTCATGGATACTGTGATCTTTACTGGAACATTACTTTTTTAACTTAAAGTTGAGCTTTATTCCCCCTTTTAGTGTACACAGTTTGGTGACCTTTAGCAAATTCATCACATGTGAAATCATCAAGACTGTCTAGTCTCAGAAGATTTCTCTCATCTGCAGCAGAAGCCCCAGTGTATCAGTGACCACTTTTAAGTTATTCTTCCTCAGCCCCTGGGAACTGCTGACATACTTTCTGCCCGTGGGTTTGCTGATTTGGGGCATAACATAAATGGAATCCTGAGATACTGTGGCTTTTGTGTATGGGTTCTCTTATATGTAAGTTTGTTTAATGTGTATTAATAATCCATTCCTtatggttttatgtttgtttatacaTTCACTGATCAGCAAGAAtagtaatttttatgttttaagtattaaaaattGTAACTTAAACACTAGTGTATCCACAGTTACAGTGGATGACACGAAGATTATGCATAGTATGAATGCTGTGTAGAAACAGTATATACATTAAGccagaaatcccagcactgggagacagaggcagatggatctctatgagttccaggacaacagaaatgttatgcagagaaaccctgtctcagaaaaaccaagaaaacggAAAAGAAATGGTACGTAAATTATCAGTATTTCATGTAAGTGTGGTGTTTTTCTAAGGGTCTTTTAGCTGTGGTCTTAAGAAATATGTGAATGTAGTATTTtcatcaataaaaattaataccTTAAATATTAAGTTGAAATTTGTATGAGAACATTAGACAAATAGAAATTGTATACCATGTGTTATAATCATGCTTTGAATTTATGTCACCATTCATTTGAGAAAAACAACATGTAAAGCAAAGGAAGTGTTTATATATAGTTATGTAAGAAATATAGTGTATAATTGACTCAACATGTTTTACAATAATTTTTGTAATATATCaaatattattgtattttaatatCACTTAAAATTATATCTTTGTAGGGGAAAAACCCTCTTTTCTTCAATGGAAGACTTTTAGAGGTATTggaaaatgactttgaaaacaCTCATTTCCCCTGAATATTGTTCATTTGGTGTTGCAAATTCAGTGTACAAGATTAAGAATAATTTAGgtatcatttctattttttttaggGCCTGCTGTGCATTTACTAGTATATAAGAAGTAGGCTATGGTGAGTTGTTGAAGTTACTGTTCTACCTTCATAGAGTGATTTAGTACCAGTTATAGAAAATCTTGTAGGTGCCTTGCAACTAGTTAGGTCTTTCAGAGATTCATTTCCTCCATAACAAACTTACAAGGTAAGCATCAATATGATCATGAGTCATGCAAATTAGATGCAGGATGTTTGACTATATATTGCCACATAGCTAAGGAATGAGGGAAAGGAATTTTGTGTTTGTGGTAGCCATTCTCCTTTATTCTACTTTATTATTCGCTCCATTTAATGATTTAGCAAATATTGATTGAGACTTTCCTATGATGTAAGTCATAAAAATGACAGATTGTTCTGTATTCATTTAGTGTGTTTTTGCCTAAGATGATGGAATATATCCCCAGTTCCCAAACGAGTACCTGGCAGATCTTTCAAAATGTGCAGTTGTAAATTCCACTCTGTCCTTTCCCTAGTTATTAAAGAACCTAGCATAGGACCACCAAATCTTCTTGAAAGGGTTGGTACCTTTATTTCTGTTGACTAACCTTAATCTCGTCTGAATAATTTTGGCTTGAAGCCTGCTTTCTCAGAATAATCTGTTGATAAAGGCAAGGAGACCACATGATCAAATAACATTCCCAAAGTTCTTCTGAACGCTGCATAAAATGTGCGACCAAGTATATGAGTCCTTTGATAAGCCAATGGTAGCATTCCACCTCTGGCCCTCAAAACACTCTTGTgcatctcataatgcaaaatacattgtTATCAAGTGTGCTGGTTCATGTATTGTTCAAAAATCCaaagcctcaaactcaaagcaaaGGTTTACCTCTGTAGAActcaaaaatgtgttgcattcttcCATGATATAATGGCACAGAGTAAATAATCCCGT
The Cricetulus griseus strain 17A/GY chromosome 1 unlocalized genomic scaffold, alternate assembly CriGri-PICRH-1.0 chr1_1, whole genome shotgun sequence genome window above contains:
- the LOC100755241 gene encoding THO complex subunit 2 (The RefSeq protein has 1 substitution compared to this genomic sequence), encoding MLHIRGSVTREEKMAMASGAVVVPAEWIKNWEKSGRGEFLRLCRILSESKSRDTLACRDFQQALYELSYHVIRGTLKPEQASNVLSDISEFREDIPLILADIFCILDIETNCLEEKSKRDHFTQLVLACLYLVSDTVLKERLDPETLESLGLIKQSQQFNQKSVKIKTKLFYKQQKFNLLREENEGYAKLIVELGQDLSGNITSDLILEILKSLIGCFNLDPNRVLDIILEVFECRPEHHDFFISLLEAYMGMCEPQTLCHILGFKFKFYQEPNGETPSSLYTVAAVLLQFNLIDLDGLYVHLLPADTCIVNEYKREIVEAKHIVRKLTMVVLPSDKSDEREKEKKKDDKVEKVPDNQKLGLLEALLVIGDWQHAQSIMDRMPPYYAASHKVIALAICNLIHITIEPLYRRVGVPKGAKGSPVNALQNKKSPKPVESFEDLRRDVFSMFCYLGPYLSHDPILFAKVVRIGKSFMKEFQSDGKQENKEKMEVIFSCLLSITDQVLLPSLSLMDCNACMSEELWGMFKTFPYQHRYRLYGQWKNETYHSHPLLVKVKAHTVDRAKYIMKRLTKENVKPSGRQIGKLSHSNPTILFDYVLSQIQKYDNLITPVVDSLKYLTALNYDVLAYCIIEALANPEKERMKHDDTTISSWLQSLASFCGAVFRKYPIDLAGLLQYVANQLKAGKSFDLLILKEVVQKMAGIEVTEEMTTEQLEAMTGGEQLKAEGGYFGQIRNTKKSSQRLKDALLDHDLALPLCLLMAQQRNGVIFQEGGEKHLKLVGKLYDQCHDTLVQFGGFLASNLSTDDYIKRVPSIDVLCNEFHTPHDAAFFLSRPMYAHHISSKYDELKKSEKGSKQQHKVHKYITACEMVMAPVHEAVISLHISKVWEDISPQFYTTFWSLTMYDLAVPHTSYEREVNKLKIQMKAIDDNQEMPLNKKKKEKERCTALQDKLLEEEKKQMEHVQRVLQRLKLEKDNWLLAKSTKNETITKFLQLCIFPRCIFSAIDSVYCAHFVELVHQQKTPNFSTLLCYDRVFSDIIYMVASFTENEASRYGRFLCCMLETVTRWHSDRSTYEKECGNYPGFLTILRATGFDGGNKADQLDYENFRHVVHKWHYKLTKASVHCLETGEYTHIRNILIVLTKILPWYPKVLNLGQALERRVHKICQEEKEKKPDLYALAMVYSGQLKSRKSHMIPENEFHHKDPPPRNAAASIQNGPCSGLPLSIGSTSKSDESSTEETDKSRERTQCGVKALNKVSSTTPKGNSNNGNSASNTKAVKENDKEKGKEKEKEKKEKTPGVTPETRVLGKDNKEKPKEELPNKDEKIRETKERMPKSDKDKEKLKKEEKAKDEKFRIIVPNIESKSSQEREKEKEPSKERDLVKEIKSKENVKGGEKAPVSGALKSPVSRTDNLEPEREKRRKVDSHPSPSHSSTIKDSLVKLKESSAKLYINHVPPPLCKSKEREMDKKDLDKARERSREREKKDEKDRKERKRDYSNNDREVPLDLVKRRKDENGILGISKHKSESPCESPYPNEKDKEKNKSKSSGKEKGDSFKPEKMDKISSGKKESGHDKEKIEKKEKWDSSGDKEEKKHHKSSDKHR